From Heliangelus exortis chromosome 11, bHelExo1.hap1, whole genome shotgun sequence:
ggATATACTGGCTCAGTGGGGAGAAGATGAATCAGGGCACTTTTAAggccttttatttcttccaaacATTTTAGGAGACGAGATGTCCTCAGCTGGAGAATTGGTCTGTTCTAGAAAAACTTTCCCCATTGTCATGCAAAGCTCATCCTAATAATAAGTAGATTAAATAACAAAAGATTCCTATGATTCTTTACCTTGGTTTTTGTATTCAGTGTGGACCTGTGAGACAGCTTACACTCCAACAGTTAACCAGCAGATCCCCACTGGAGGATGCCAGTGGGAATTGCCTCCTGGGGAATTTTCCACTCGACCTCCAGACTGCTCATGCCAGACTGGAGCACACTGATAGCTACCCTTTTTAAagatcattttaaaaaataatttagatatGTTTGCAGCAGATCTGGAGATCTGAAGTgtatttccctctttttttttttttcctgggtgttTTTATGGTGGGTGACACCTTTGGTCCTGATCAAGACCCTAGCAGGTGGCAGCTTTGAAACCTGCACATCAGCATGGTCCCTGCTTTGCCCCACTGACTGTTTTCTGAACCATGTGtttaaaacacagcacaaagctGTGTCAGAATGTATTGAGTCCTTCTGATGGTGAAGCAGCTCAGGACGTGGCTTTCGTCTCAGTGTACACATAAGTGTTGGCTTTTAATAAACCATGAGATTGTTGCAGCACCATGGGAGGGCAGTCACTGTCCTAGATCACCACTGTGTTCCACAAGGTCCTGGCAATGGAGCCCATCAATTGACCCTTGGCTTGAGAAGCTGAAATACAGGTAATCATTTAGACAGCTCAACTAAACCACAGATGTGTGAGCAATGGCCATTGTGTTTTCCAGGCATCGTATTCCACTACAGAGCTATCTCCACAAGGTACACCTTGAACTTTGAGAAGGCAAAGCAGGCCTGTATCCAGAACAGTGCTGTCATTGCTActcctgagcagctgcaggctgcCTACGAGGATGGGTACGAGCAGTGTgatgctggctggctggctgacCAGACTGTCAGGTAATGGATGGtgctggagaaaggaaagcCACAACAGGGCCATTAGGGAAGGGCTTCAGTGATGAAGCCACTGACTGAAAATGGTTGAGAAGCAGTTGCTAAATTGCAGTTATTGTCATAGCTGGTGTGCAGAGAGAGGGTGGTGGGTTGTAAGCCTTTCTCTCTCAGGAGGGAATTGAGAGTAGGAAATGAGGGTGGTGACAGCTGAGTGGGCACTGGCTTAATCCTgattcttcctcctccctgaaCAAAGCAGATGCTATGCCAAGGTGCACAAGTCCCTGTGCTCAAGCACAGGGAGCTGTGCATCCCCCACAGGGGAGGCACCTTGGCCTGGTGGTTTTGGCTCATGCTCCCAGAGACCATCAGAGGCAGGATGTCAGACCATCTTTCCCCATAATCCAGTAGAAGCCATAACGATTCACACTGTGCAGCACTCAGCATCTCCCTCCAAGCCTCCCTGGGGATGCCAGAGCCCAGCCCCCCCTTACACACCCTCTCTCCCCCAGGTACCCCATCCACTGGCCACGGGAGCGCTGCTATGGTGACAAGGATGAATTTCCAGGAGTGAGGACCTATGGTGTCCGTGAGCCAGATGAAACCTATGATGTTTACTGCTATGCAGAGCAAATGCAAGGtgatttgggggttttattgTTTCTAGATGCAGAAGCAGTCAATGCTGATCATGGCTAGACCGGACAAGACAAGTTAAAGATGGAAAAGCACATCTCCCAGCAAGGCCAGACGTTCTCTACAGTCCCTTTGTTACACCTTGTTTTGCTGATTATGTCAAATGACTAATGCAGTACAGAGGGTGGGGTCAGTCTCACCTCCACCAGAGGCCATGCTATCCTGTCTATCTGTGGCCATTCACGTGAGGGTGTGAAATTAGAAGGTATCCTCCATACTTATGCCTGGGACCTACTAAAATTTTCAGCACATCAGACTTGTCCTGTGTCTTCCTCTTGCCCTTTGGCTACAGCTGGTTTGGTATGTTGTGCTCCAGCAACACATTCAGTCTGCAAGACCCCCTTCCTCCTGGTGTCTATAGACAGTCACCAACATGGGGTTGCAGTTCAGCTGTACACAGGACTTTTCATCTCATCCAGACTCTCGGGAGTGTgatggggaaagaaagggaacagaGATTAAACTCCACAGCTAATTCCTGTGCTAATGCCTGGTGCAATTGCAGGTAAAGTCTTCTATGCCACCTCCCCTGAGAAGTTCACCTTCCAAGAAGCTTTTGACAAGTGCCACAGTTTGGGAGCCCGTTTGGCCACCACAGGAGAGCTGTACCTGGCTTGGAAGGATGGCATGGACATGTGCAGTGCGGGCTGGCTGGCCGATCGCAGCGTCCGCTACCCCATCTCCAGGGCACGGCCCAACTGTGGGGGGAACCTGGTGGGTGTGAGGACAGTCTACCTGTATGTCAACCAGACGGGGTACCCACACCCCGACTCTCGCTACGATGCCATCTGCTACAGTGGTGAGTGCATGGGGCTGTGGGACTAAGCAATGGGACCCAACACCTCAGCAAGCAGGAGCTCCCTGGCCAGAGCCAACCccttgtttctttattttatttttatttttgtggaagGAGGTTTGGTAAATTACTTAGTTCAGGTAGGAAGCAGATAGAGAAAGTCCACAGGGGCCTGACGTGTACCAGGGGGGCTCTGAGAAGATGGGTGTAATGCAGCCCTCTTGTCTCCAGTTCTTCCACATCTTCCAACTTTTGGAGGCCTCCAGGAGACACTGAAAAGAGCTCAGGTGCTTCATGGGCAAGACTTTGAATGCTGGAGatagaagagaaggaaaaagagaacacATTTGGCCTTAAAGGTGTATACAGTGTTGTGATGTAGTCCAGACGTGTGCTTGAATTTACAGGCTGGGATAAATCAGAGACTGCAGCAGTCTCCAACAATcataaatgaaggaaaattgcACATAAGAAATCAAgatgtcacggtttaacactggcccggcaattaaactgagtaacagatgctctctattaatctctctctcctccctgataagaaaggagagagaataagggagagagacttatggttggaaactaaactacacaactttaatgaaacagtaatgataaataggaaaaattactaaatatatacaaatatacaagaaaatggataccacattcctcccccctttcccccaatagctctcacgtcaccaccgaggctgcagggcagctctgggaaagtccaggctggactcctggagtcggcagcagttgggaactggaggcaggaacacacagataagggctggcacggatcaggaccacaggcagacgaatggacgggatccttccaggatgccgggatgaagaaatggaagcaggaagggcaggaagggcaggcagctggaagctggaaatctggcttggccctcgtgatccctcaaatttatactgaggatgacatatatgggatagaatactctgtttggtaaattctggcatctatcttgtcctttcctccccaaaggagggatgcaggtgggacctctttatgttttcctcagagctgagcagtgtccttggctctgcacaccagtctctagcagtaactataaacatcaagtgttatctAGGACTTCACaagtcctagaaacacacactgtctgagaaacttgctgttaatttcagcaagtgcaactacttacaagagacttagctaaaagcaaaagtacaagacagaaaatcacctttatcctggcccaaaccaggacacaagATCATCCCATTGACTTCACCTTTCTCCCAACTGCactctcctccctgcagcaaGAAGGGGTAAAAGCAGAGTTGTATATCTATCCAGAGCAACCAGACTAAGAGTCAAACAGGATTGCAATCTTcgcaaaaacaagaaaaatattttagaacatGTTTTGAAACCCCTTTGATAAAGACATATTGTGCCCAGATTCACACACAATATGGGCATCAGGAGAACCTATAAAATCTCCCATACCTCTTGGAGTTATCCAAGCCAAAGTCTGGTCCAGCAAGCCATAGCCTTCTGGTTACCTCAGCGTGTGTATCTGAAACTGCTGATGTATGTCCTCGTCTGAGTATCTCTCTAATTCTCTGAATCGTCGAGGTCTGAGTGGTACTGGCTAGGATGGACTGGCAGAAAAATGgaattgaaaataaatagaGCAGGGAAAGCAGTACTAATGGAAAAGCCTGACAGTGTCTCAttatttctccctccccagctgagaTTTGCCTCAATACACAGCCAAgatttctcctccctccctcaccTGCCCAGTTCTGATTTATGCTGTTCTTTAAACTACCATCCTGAGCAGGCTGACCTGCTGAGTGGCACATCATGTATGTTCTCCTACAACTAGGGATGTGACTGGAGCAGAAAAGTGATTTGGGAGGGGAAAGATAGGAGTTATTTGAATGTATTTGGTTCTGCAATTGGCTGCTTTGGGTGTGCTGGTGATGGGGTTTGCTAATATGTGATGGGCTCTTAAGTCCTTGCCTGGGtagagcagaaggacacagtgATCCCGTTGAGACCCCATGCGTTGAGCGTGAGGCTCCAGTTGACTTCCTCCTATGGCTCAGACCTGCTGTGGAGGTTGATCCAATTTCCTCTACTTTCCTCCGTCCACCTTAAGTTCCTTACAGCAGGCACTAGAGGTCAGTGCAGACTTGGATATGGGCAAGGTGTTCCCGGGAAGCAAcactgggagagcagggagagtcCTCTCTGCCGAACCAGCTGTGGAGCATGTGATGGCTCCTGAGCACGTCCTGGGATGTTGTACAGAGCCACGgtgggggaaagaaaacaatttgtTTTACAAGAGCGCTATGATTTCCCTGCTCATCTTGGAGACAGCAAACAGCCAGCTTCTCCTTTAGTAGTGGAGAACACGTTCCTAGGTTGGCTGTGTCCTCTCTGACCACTGCTTTATCTCCTGGTGTAGGGGATGACGTGGATCTGGTCCCAGGGCAGTTCTTCGACGAGACGGGAAGCGAGCCAGGCAGTGCCTTCACAGTCCAGACTGTCACCCAGACAGAAGTGGAGCTGTCCCTGCCACGCAATGCCACAGAGGAGGAGGCCCGTGGCAGCATTGCCACCCTGGAGCCCATTGAGATCACCCAAGCCACCACCAAGCTCTATGAGGACTTGACCCCCCTGCCTGATATCTTCACCACGGGTGTCACAGTAGAGACAGGGACAGAGGAGGAGAACGTGACCAGGGGGGATGCCACAGGGATTTGGATTGTATCTGAAGCAGTTACCACCATAGCCTTAGGCACTGCCGTCACCACTGAAATGGCAGAGGTGAGCTCAGTGGAAGAGGCCATGAGGGTGACTGCCACACCAGGACTAGAATCCACCTCAACATTCACAGCAGAAGATCAGCTGGTGCCAGTGACAGCAGCCCCTGGTGTTGGtctcctccccaggcagcccatcTCTCCCACAGGTAAGTCATAAGGAATCAGTGAAGCCTGCAGATCAGTTTCTCCTAGAGGTAAACATTTAGTTGAAAACAGCCTGAGCTGCTAGTGTCACAAAGGACATCCAGGTCCCTGGAGGTGTAGAACACaaggggtgaggaggaggtTGTGGGCCACCCTATCGTGTGCTGAAAAGGGTTCAGCTGGCTGATGCTTGGGGCGGCCATGGTCACACACTGCACTTCCATGTGTGTGTGGGtccaggaaaggggaaagataAGGTAGGGAGATCCTAGAGCAGGGCTAAAGAGATCCCCAGAACATCACCTTTGGTGGCAGTGGAGGCCAATGAATGAGGCATCTCCATCAAAGTAGGTTTGTCAGACACTGGTTGGGAAGACCCTTTCTCATCATTCATCTCAGTGCAGGGGGGTCCCATATCTGCTGTCTCACCGTGGCTTCTCTTCCCCCAGGTGTGGTGTTTCACTACCGTGCTGCCACCAGCAGATACGCCTTCTCCTTTGTGCAAGCCCAGCAGGCCTGTCTGGAGAACAATGCAGTTATTGCCACTCCTGAACAGCTCCAGGCTGCCTATGAGGCTGGCTTTGACCAGTGTGATGCTGGCTGGCTGCGGGACCAGACAGTCAGGTAAAACTACATTGACTTGGGGAAGACACCTCTGAAAATTACTACTTTAGCCATGAAGTAGAGGCTTTACTTTgttctgtcctgctgctctgctcaccaGCATCACAAAGTTCTCCTGACATAAGGCTGTTTCCAGGCCATGGTATCTATTGGCCAATAGACATGTTCTTCTCAGCCTGTCCCACCTCTGTCCTAACCTGTGCATACCTCCTTCAGTGGTAAGCTCCCCTGACATGTAGGAAAAGTGGAGGGAGGTTTGTATTCATTGTACCCCATGCTGCAGCAAGTTTGTTTCCAAGTCACACTGTGAGCTCTGAGCACCTCTAATGGTCAAGTGTTTGTGTCCTGCTCCCAAGTACACTGAGGTCCTTCAGACCAGAGTACATAAGGTTGACCTTGGGTtacctcctttcttcttttggtAGGTATCCCATTGTGAATCCCCGAAATAACTGTGTAGGAGACAAAGAGAACACCCCAGGTGTGCGGACGTACGGCATGCGCCCGGCCTCGGAGACCTATGATGTGTACTGCTACATCGACAGGCTCAAGGGTAtgttctccctgctcctccGGGCACAGCTGTGGAGAAAAACTCTGCTTCCCACCACCACATCCATGAGgggggtgggatgcagggacTCACACCTGTCTGTTTTCTCTCCCATCTCTCAGGCGAGGTGTTCTTCACAACCCAACCAGAGCAGTTCACCTTCCCAGAAGCTCAGCAATACTGTGAGACCCAAAACGCCACGCTGGCCTCAGTTGGCCAACTCCACGCTGCCTGGAAGCAGGGGCTGGACAGATGCTATGCTGGCTGGTTGGCTGACGGCAGCCTCCGCTATCCCATCGTGCGCCCCCGTCCTGCCTGCGGAGGGGATGCGCCTGGAGTCAGGACCATCTACCAGCACTACAACCAGACCGGCTTTCCTGACCCGCTGTCCCGGCACCACGCCTTCTGCTTCAGAGGTACCTTCCCACCCCTTGCAGGGCACACGGACCGGTCTCCCTGGGAAAAAGGACAGGGTGGTGGTTTGGGCGAAGCGTTTGACCAGTATCTTGGACAGTGAATTTTCAGAAATTCCCACCAATACCTTTTTGTTCCAGCTCTCCCActtgcagaggaggagggggtcACCTTGTTCATTGAAGAAGATGTGTTTGCAACCCAAGTGATCCCTGGAGTGGAGGGGGTACCCTCTGGGGAGGAGGTGACCATGGAGACAGAGCTTGCTACTCAACCTGAGAATCAGACAGCCTGGGGGACAGAGGTCTTTCCAACTGATGTGTCACTGCTCTCAGGTGGGTCGGAGCTTCTCCATCTTCTGGGCTGCATTTGGCTGGTGTAGTAGCATTGGGACACTCCCAGAATAAAtggattgttttctttttgaagggGACTCCCTTTAAATCCATACAATAATTGCCATATTAGCAAAGCCTGAGGCTGTGCACACAGGTGCCACGGGAGGAGCTGAATGAGTGTGTTGCAGAACTTTTCTCTAGGACTGAAGCAATGACCAACCATCCTGCCATCCTGCAGCCCAACACACAGAGCACTTCCATAGCTCCCTGTTGTGTACTTCAGATGGGGAAGGCAGATTAGAAACAGACctcagaggaggcagagctgtgatGTGGCCAGAGCAGCATGAAACGTTTTCTCTTCCACATGTTATCTCTGAGAAAGCAGTAGCTTGAGTTTGGCACCTGGGAACTGATGTCACTCCTGACATCATCCTGTGTTAGAAGTGTAGGATACAGGTGCCGGGAATCGCCGGGTgatgagccaggctggtgcccagtctcacctgtgcccagtcagggctggccccactgagcatgcccaagacctggggccaataaaaggtgaggctgggtggAACCAGGCAGCTCACTCTTGAGCAGGCTCGGCGCTAGGCTCGTCACAGTTAATCTTTGCTGCTGACTTGGACTACCGATAGCTCCTGTCCCTGGCTTCAGAATCGAGCTCACGCTCTCGGTGACGTCCGTTTCCAGCAACGTAGAAGATTATATATTCTGTCAGTTTCTCAGAGATGTATAATTTACAATTATTGAAGAGGATAAATGTTCATTAGCAGACTTGAAGAGACCAAATTAAGCACATAGGATTTTGTGCCTTTATCCCAAAAGTATCAGTTTGGAGGTGAAGTCAATCAGgaaatttttaattgcttctttAGAGCAATTtagtaaataattttcctaTCTCACGCTCtttgttccttctttcttttccagtgagTCCATCTACTTTTCCTCCAGCTACAGTAGTACCAGAGGAAACAGTTACCAATGCTTCTGTGAGTGAAgtgtcaggggaggtgactgAGTCTGGAGAACATCGTGTCAGTGGTGAATCTTCAGCATCAGGGTGGGTATCTGGAGCCCCAGATGCAACTGGAGAGCCGACTTCTGGAGTTTTTGAATTTAGTGGAGAACACTCAGGGATCAGAGAAAGTGGATTACCATTAGGAGACCCAGATGCCAGTGGCTTACCACCTGGAGGAAGTGGGCTACCCTCAGGGGACCTGAGTGGGGTGCCTTCTGGCAGTGTTGACATCCGTGGCTTACCTTCTGTAGAGGAAGATGTAACAGTGTCTACTTCAAGGATACCAGATATTAGTGGGATGCCACCTGGAGTGGAAAGCAGTGGGCTGCCTTCTGGATTTAGTGGAGATATCTCTGGCACTGAGCTAGTCAGTGGTGTGTCATCTGGAGAGAAAAGCTCTGGTTTTCCTACTGTCTCTCTTGTGGATACTACGTTGGTGGAAGTTGTCACAACAGCACCAGAACGGcgagaggagggaaaaggatcCATTGGAGTCAGTGGGGAAGGAGATTTATCAGGGTTCCCACCCACTGAGTGGGACACCAGTGGAGGAGCCCAAGAGTTACCCTCAAGATCTGAGGCCATCGGGGAGCCCTCTGGAGAGCCTGAGTTCAGTGGGTTACCCTCAGGACTGGATGTCAGTGGAGAACCATCTGGAACTCATGAGGTCAGTGGCATGGTGGACCCAAGTGGCTTTACTTCTGGTACTGATGGAAGTGGTGAGACCTCGGGCATTACTTTTGTAGATACCAATTTGCAGGAAGTGACAACAAGCCCCTCAATTacagaagcagaagcaaaagcaaaagagatTTTGGAAATTAGTGGATTGCCTTCAGGATCTGAAGAGACATCAGGCATGGTATCTGGGAGTTTAGATATCAGTGGTCATCATTCTGGGCAAGTAGACTTTGGTGGGAGTGTTTCTGGAATCCTAGAGATGAGTGGATATCCCAGTGGAGTGGTTGAGAGCAGTGGAGAAGTCTCTGGAGTGGATGTCACCAGTGCCTTACCATCTGGAGAGGAAAGTGGATTCAGCTCTGTCTTTCCCACAGTCTCCCTTGTGGATACAACCTTGGTAGAAGTTGTAACACAGACATCAGGTGCACAAGAGGTGGGAGAAGGGCCATCTGGGATGATAGAGATCAGTGGATTTCCTTCTGGAGACAGAAGACTATctggagaaggttctggagctTTTGAGACTAGTGGTTTTCCTTCAGGAACAGCAGAGTTCAGTGGAGAGCCATCTGGGATCCCATACATAAGTGGAGACATTTCTGGAGCCACAGATCTAAGTGGACAATCTTCAGCAGTGACTGATACTAGTGGGGAGGCCTCAGGGCTTCCAGAAGTCACTTTGGTCACTTCTGATTTAGTAGAAGTTGTGACAGGACCAACAGTGTCACAGGAACTGGGTGGGGAAACAGCTGTCACATTTCCCTACAGTTTTGGGGCAAGTGGTGAGACCTCTGCATCTGGTGACCTAAGCGGGGAAACATCCACATTGCTAGAAAGTGGTATAGAAACATCAACAGCTTATGATATCAGTGGTGAAACATCTGCATTTCCTGAAACTAGTATTGAAACATCCACAATTCCAGAAACCAGTGGTGAAATATCTGTATTTCCTGAAGGCAGAGTAGAAACATTCACAATTCACGAAAGCAGCGGGGAGACATCTGCCTTTCCTGAATTCAGCATAGAAACATCCACAATTCAAGAAATCAGTGGGGAAGCATCTGAATTTCCTGAAATTATAGTAGAGACATCTACAAGTCAAGAAGCCAGGGGTGAAACATCTGGCTATCCTGAAATCAGCATAGGAACACCCACAGTCCAAGAAGGAAGTGGGGAAACCTCTGCGTTTCCTGAAGGTAGCACAGAAACATCCACAATGCAAGAAATCAGTGGGGAAACATCTGCATTTCCTGAAATTAGAATAGAAACTTCCACTATTCGAGACATCAGTGGGGAAAGTTCTGCATTTCCTGAAATCAGAATAGAAACATTCACAAGTCAAGAAGCCAGAGGTGAAACATCTGGCTACCCTGAAATTACCATAGAAACATCCACAGTCCATGAAATCAGTGGAGAAACATCTGCCTTTCCTGAAATCAGCATAGAAACTTCAACAGTCCATGAAATTAGTGGAGATAGTTCTGCATTTCCTGAAATTAGAATAGAAACATCCACAAATCAAGAAGCCAGGGGAGAAACATCTGCCTTTCCTGAAATCAGCATAGAAACTTCTACAGTCCACGAAATCAGTGGGGAAAGTTCTGCATTTCCTGAAATTAGAATAGAAACATCTACAAGTCAAGAAACCCGAGGTGAAACATCTGCCTTTCCTGAGATTACCATAGAAACTTCTACAGTACATGAAATCAGTGGAGAAACATCTGCATTCCCTGAAATCAGAATTGAAATACCAACACATCAAGAAGCCAGGGGTGAAACATCTGCTTATCCCGAAATTATCATAGAAACATCTACGGTTCAAGAAGTAAGTGGGGAAacctcagcctttcctgaaATTAGAATAGAAACATCCACAAGTCAAGAAGCCTGGGGTGAAACATCTGCGTTTCCTGAGATCAGCATAGGAGCATCCACAGTCCATGAAACCAGTGGAGAAACATCTGCATTGCCTGCTGCTAACATCGAAACGGCTGCCACAGCTTTGGCCAGTGGTGAGCCCTCTGGTGctcctgaggagaaggaaattCCTGATGCAACCTCTGGAGCTGTGACACACTCAATTGCAGGCATTTCAGGGGAAATCTTTGTCCCAGACATTGTAATTAGTACCAGTACTCCAGATACTGAACCGACACAGCAACCCAGGCATCCTGAAGAGGCCCAGCTCGAAATAGAgccctcccctcctgcagtgTCAGGACAAGAGATGGAGACAGCTGCTGTTCTAGACAATCCTCATCTGCTGGCCACCACTACTGCCACCCTGCCTCAAGACTCACAAGAAGCAATAGATGCATTAGGACCCACTACAGAAGGTACTGTTCCTCTTCTCAAAGGGAACAGGCTGTGGAGGATAAGGGAGGGataaaaggagggagggggaataGTTATTGTATTTTGCTTAATCTACAGCAGCTAACATTAACACAGAAGCAGTCTTGAGCAAAATGTTACTGTGGTGGGAAGCCATAAACATGGGGATTTCCACAGGTTATGTTCAATAGCTTCTGTCTTAATAAATGATAGTCTATGTTTGGGCAGGTAATGCAGTTATCCAGCCAGCATAACCACACCCTGAGAAACCTCTTAGACTTCCCTCCTGCTTGTCTTTGGCAAATACTGCccctggggagagcaggagaggacCAGCtcaagggaagcagcaggaaatgCACATCTGGCCTGCCCTGCTGCACAGCTCCCACCTCTGTGCTCTCAGAAGTGGAGGCAGCATCTTTCAAGAGCATATTCTTGAGGAAGAGTATTCTgtggtcatagaatcatagaatcatagaattagctaggttggaagggacctcagagatcatcaagtccaacccttgacccaccggtgcggttggtagaccatggcactgagtgccacatccagtctctttttaaatgtctccagggatggagaatccaccacctcaccgggcagtccattccattgcctgatcaccctctccgtaaaaaaattctttctgatatctagcctaaatctcccctggcacaacttaagactgtcctcttgtcttgttgaaagtcgtctgggaaaagagaccaactcccacctggctacaacctcctttcaggtagttgtagagagtgatgaggtctcccctgagcctcctcttcttcaggctgaacagccccagctctctcagcctctcttcatagggcctgtgctcgagtcccttcaccagcctggttgccctcctttggacctgttccaggacctcgatatccttcctgaactgaggggcccagaactggacacagtattcgaggtgtggcctcaccagggctgagtacaggggcagaatcacttccttggacctgctggccacgctgttcctgatacaggccaggatgccattggccttcttggccacctgggcacactgctggctcatgttcagcttcctgtcaatccagactcccaggtccctttctgcctggctgctctccaaccactctgtgcccagcctgtagcgctgcatggg
This genomic window contains:
- the ACAN gene encoding aggrecan core protein isoform X2, translating into MTTLLLVFVCLQAITAAISVEVSDSSDSLEVKIPEQSPLRVILGSSLNIPCYFNIPEEEDTSALLTPRIKWSKLSNGTEVVLLVATGGKIRLNAEYREAISLPNYPSIPTDATLEIKALRSNHTGIYRCEVMYGIEDRKDTIEVLVKGIVFHYRAISTRYTLNFEKAKQACIQNSAVIATPEQLQAAYEDGYEQCDAGWLADQTVRYPIHWPRERCYGDKDEFPGVRTYGVREPDETYDVYCYAEQMQGKVFYATSPEKFTFQEAFDKCHSLGARLATTGELYLAWKDGMDMCSAGWLADRSVRYPISRARPNCGGNLVGVRTVYLYVNQTGYPHPDSRYDAICYSGDDVDLVPGQFFDETGSEPGSAFTVQTVTQTEVELSLPRNATEEEARGSIATLEPIEITQATTKLYEDLTPLPDIFTTGVTVETGTEEENVTRGDATGIWIVSEAVTTIALGTAVTTEMAEVSSVEEAMRVTATPGLESTSTFTAEDQLVPVTAAPGVGLLPRQPISPTGVVFHYRAATSRYAFSFVQAQQACLENNAVIATPEQLQAAYEAGFDQCDAGWLRDQTVRYPIVNPRNNCVGDKENTPGVRTYGMRPASETYDVYCYIDRLKGEVFFTTQPEQFTFPEAQQYCETQNATLASVGQLHAAWKQGLDRCYAGWLADGSLRYPIVRPRPACGGDAPGVRTIYQHYNQTGFPDPLSRHHAFCFRALPLAEEEGVTLFIEEDVFATQVIPGVEGVPSGEEVTMETELATQPENQTAWGTEVFPTDVSLLSVSPSTFPPATVVPEETVTNASVSEVSGEVTESGEHRVSGESSASGWVSGAPDATGEPTSGVFEFSGEHSGIRESGLPLGDPDASGLPPGGSGLPSGDLSGVPSGSVDIRGLPSVEEDVTVSTSRIPDISGMPPGVESSGLPSGFSGDISGTELVSGVSSGEKSSGFPTVSLVDTTLVEVVTTAPERREEGKGSIGVSGEGDLSGFPPTEWDTSGGAQELPSRSEAIGEPSGEPEFSGLPSGLDVSGEPSGTHEVSGMVDPSGFTSGTDGSGETSGITFVDTNLQEVTTSPSITEAEAKAKEILEISGLPSGSEETSGMVSGSLDISGHHSGQVDFGGSVSGILEMSGYPSGVVESSGEVSGVDVTSALPSGEESGFSSVFPTVSLVDTTLVEVVTQTSGAQEVGEGPSGMIEISGFPSGDRRLSGEGSGAFETSGFPSGTAEFSGEPSGIPYISGDISGATDLSGQSSAVTDTSGEASGLPEVTLVTSDLVEVVTGPTVSQELGGETAVTFPYSFGASGETSASGDLSGETSTLLESGIETSTAYDISGETSAFPETSIETSTIPETSGEISVFPEGRVETFTIHESSGETSAFPEFSIETSTIQEISGEASEFPEIIVETSTSQEARGETSGYPEISIGTPTVQEGSGETSAFPEGSTETSTMQEISGETSAFPEIRIETSTIRDISGESSAFPEIRIETFTSQEARGETSGYPEITIETSTVHEISGETSAFPEISIETSTVHEISGDSSAFPEIRIETSTNQEARGETSAFPEISIETSTVHEISGESSAFPEIRIETSTSQETRGETSAFPEITIETSTVHEISGETSAFPEIRIEIPTHQEARGETSAYPEIIIETSTVQEVSGETSAFPEIRIETSTSQEAWGETSAFPEISIGASTVHETSGETSALPAANIETAATALASGEPSGAPEEKEIPDATSGAVTHSIAGISGEIFVPDIVISTSTPDTEPTQQPRHPEEAQLEIEPSPPAVSGQEMETAAVLDNPHLLATTTATLPQDSQEAIDALGPTTEDTDECHSSPCLNGATCVDGIDSFKCFCLPSYGGDLCEIDLQNCDEGWTKFQGNCYRHFEDRETWMDAENRCQQHQAHLSSIITPEEQEFVNSHAQDYQWIGLSDRAVENDFRWSDGHSLQFENWRPNQPDNFFAAGEDCVVMIWHEQGEWNDVPCNYHLPFTCKKGTVACGDPPVVENARTFGRKKDRYEINSLVRYQCSQGYIQRHVPTIRCQPSGQWEEPRISCTNPSSYQRSLYKRSPRSRSRPSGRAAHRPTH